The following proteins are co-located in the Malassezia restricta chromosome II, complete sequence genome:
- a CDS encoding Importin-11, with product MSFTAEALQQVLIAAVQPADPSVLQRVDEQLAAWETESSFWEALVHAALAREAGYPSALRQLAMIRFKNGITKYWRPRIVNRKSVVIEHDAKERIRQRLLDVLTEPDRVVATQGALSVARIMRHDYPDEWPTIVPALQAAFESSSTALHEAAVQGRLAESTTDTVVLLRAADTLRYCVKELESVRIMAGRLRMASLADYLIPVLQPVMERVFAIAFDTNDTAAWAQTPGTAERVRASHLLLKSLHRLSLHEKGLISSKVQQIESNVAYTFFASTPRQLACVAQRRTEFVGTGHELLPVLTKHMVAYAKLHYAFVSNFRSHIAMWPSWTEVVEWYWGVLCDAAKDGASVALHHDDDDDMVMYPYRWIVLSLRLLHATLDRWQRNRPAGTMFAGASGAQFELQMVDVLLKTYLRLTPTDLERWLAHPEQFAIEEDQGDDELDIRPAATELMRALSRHSFRSGKGAAPEVPNVSDYMWMQFEASAQWPLTLEGVLAREVVYHATGLCRDQLNPVWWYDSDANPDVRMSGAIRDRLIPEAAMDADAIWIVVRRRIVWMVFEWSEYVYEPTRPMTYALLVQLLRQAPGYTDATVQLLAARSLAAIADTITFERHTFQPYLQDAVVALAHLLQSGLEEPDSVRSITHALCVIMDRVDTDMVPYGPALADMVPKMWARDDPQMRLKPSLLEFVSKLVEKYLPHIEAQAQMQALVARLLRDSFEPAARPLLGHDALLLWYHTLASSYALSAPLVELLSCAPELLAQPEYAPLMCRVWEETVLLAPEDVLHAFGMSVYGAMAPMVGHPNSPVIMEPIFAIDMHVRALSTASLSAMADIMRATHLDEAIFASLCRESDMYHVLQRCAILVSRMALTMPPPMFHDMVRATASWPDLCRRLISTSATLSHARSRKLVALGLAHMLRHASAQDKGLLSAVPDMIGMWTEVVGEVVEDEAGSADRYERELSPTRALEIGEDGIPFLDEFGLIEAAPTPSSARTDAVRSRDPSFNVPLRAYVADTLNAVLQNGSYKTQLQSLLATIDPLVLDTLQRGLSERPVA from the coding sequence ATGTCGTTTACTGCCGAGGCCTTGCAGCAGGTGTTGATCGCAGCCGTGCAGCCCGCTGATCCGTCGGTATTGCAGCGTGttgacgagcagctcgctgcATGGGAGACTGAGTCGTCTTTTTGGGAAGCGCTtgtgcacgcggcgcttgcACGCGAGGCAGGATACCCATCCGCCCTACGTCAGCTGGCCATGATCCGATTCAAGAACGGGATCACCAAATACTGGCGTCCCCGGATCGTGAATCGCAAGAGCGTTGTGATTGAGCATGATGCGAAGGAGCGGATTCGGCAGCGGCTCTTGGATGTGCTCACGGAACCTgaccgcgtcgtggccacgCAGGGCGCCTTGTCTGTGGCACGCATTATGCGGCACGACTATCCCGATGAGTGGCCAACGATCGTGCCGGCACTCCAGGCGGCTTTCGAGTCTTCTTCTACTGCGCTTCATGAGGCAGCCGTGCAGGGAAGACTCGCGGAATCGACTACGGACACTGTGGTCTTATTGCGTGCAgccgacacgctgcgctaCTGTGTCAAGGAACTGGAGAGTGTGCGGATCATGGCAGGGCGACTCCGTATGGCCAGTCTGGCGGATTATCTGATCCCTGTGCTTCAGCCTGTGATGGAGCGTGTGTTTGCGATCGCTTTTGACACGAACGACACGGCCGCCTGGGCGCAAACGCCCGGGACAGCCGAGCGCGTACGAGCGAGTCATTTGCTCCTCAAGTCGCTGCATCGTCTCTCGCTTCATGAGAAGGGTCTGATTTCGTCGAAAGTGCAGCAAATCGAGTCCAACGTGGCCTACACGTTCTTtgcatcgacgccgcggcAGTTGGCGTgtgtggcgcagcgtcgcacCGAATTCGTGGGCACGGGTCatgagctgctgcctgTGCTGACGAAGCACATGGTGGCGTATGCGAAGCTGCACTATGCATTCGTGTCGAACTTCCGAAGCCACATCGCAATGTGGCCGTCGTGGACCGAAGTCGTCGAGTGGTACTGGGGTGTGTTGTGTGATGCGGCGAAGGACGGTGCGAGTGTAGCGCTTCAccacgacgatgacgacgataTGGTCATGTACCCGTACCGCTGGATCGTGCTATCGCTCAGGCTGCTCCATGCGACTCTCGATCGATGGCAGCGGAATCGGCCCGCCGGTACCATGTTCGCCGGCGCGTCGGGCGCTCAGTTTGAGCTGCAAATGGTGGATGTGCTGCTCAAAACCTATCTCCGTCTGACGCCCACGGACCTGGAGCGGTGGCTGGCGCATCCTGAGCAGTTTGCGATCGAGGAAGACCAgggcgatgacgagctcgaTATTCGTCCAGCGGCCACGGAGCTCATGCGCGCCCTGTCCCGGCACTCGTTCCGCTCGGGCAAGGGTGCCGCACCCGAGGTACCGAATGTGTCTGACTACATGTGGATGCAGTTTGAGGCTTCAGCGCAGTGGCCGCTCACGCTGGAGGGCGTCCTGGCGCGCGAGGTCGTATACCACGCCACGGGCTTGTGCCGCGACCAGCTCAACCCTGTGTGGTGGTACGATTCGGATGCGAATCCTGACGTGCGCATGTCGGGCGCTATCCGTGATCGACTGATTCCCGAggcggccatggacgcgGACGCTATATGGATCGTTGTACGTCGCCGCATTGTGTGGATGGTGTTTGAATGGAGCGAATATGTGTACGAGCCGACGCGTCCCATGACTTATGCCCTtcttgtgcagctgctgagGCAGGCGCCTGGGTACACAGATGCCACGGTCCAGTTGTTGGCCGCGCGGTCGCTCGCGGCGATTGCCGATACCATCACCTTTGAGAGGCACACCTTCCAGCCGTACTTGCAGGACGCCGTGGTAGCTCTCGCCCACCTACTTCAGAGCGGCCTGGAGGAGCCGGACTCGGTCCGCTCCATCACGCATGCCCTGTGTGTCATTATGGACCGTGTTGACACAGACATGGTGCCGTACGGACCAGCCCtggccgacatggtgccGAAGATGTGGGCGCGCGATGATCCTCAGATGCGCTTGAAGCCGAGTCTCCTGGAGTTTGTGAGCAAGCTCGTCGAAAAGTACCTGCCACACAtcgaggcacaggcacagaTGCAGGCCCTGGTGGCCCGGCTCCTGCGCGACAGTTTCGAgccagcggcacggccgtTGCTGGgccatgatgcgctgctgctctgGTACCACACGCTGGCATCATCCTATGCGTTGTCGGCGCCTCTGGTCGAGCTGCTATCCTGTGCAcccgagctgctcgcgcagcCCGAATACGCGCCGCTCATGTGCCGCGTGTGGGAAGAGACGGTGCTCCTGGCGCCGGaggatgtgctgcacgCTTTTGGCATGTCCGTCTATGGCGCGATGGCACCGATGGTCGGCCATCCCAACAGCCCGGTCATCATGGAACCGATCTTTGCGATCGACATGCATGTACGCGCCCTGTCCACCGCGAGTCTcagcgccatggccgatATCATGCGTGCCACGCACCTCGATGAGGCCATCTTTGCGAGTCTGTGCAGGGAGAGCGACATGTaccatgtgctgcagcggtGCGCGATACTCGTGAGCCGCATGGCTTTGACGATGCCTCCGCCCATGTTCCACGACATGGTCCGTGCCACGGCATCGTGGCCCGACCTGTGCCGCCGTCTCATAagcacgagcgcgacgtTGTCCCACGCGCGCAGTCGcaagctcgtggcgctgggactcgcgcacatgctgcgccatgcctCCGCCCAGGACAAGGGCCTTCTGAGCGCTGTGCCTGACATGATTGGCATGTGGACCGAAGTGGTCGGCGAGGTCGTCGAAGACGAGGCAGGGAGCGCGGACCGGTACGAACGCGAACtgtcgccgacgcgcgcgctcgaaaTCGGCGAGGATGGTATTCCCTTCTTGGACGAGTTCGGCCTGATCGAGGCGGCACCCACGCCCTCGTCAGCGCGCACGGACGCGGTGCGGAGCAGAGATCCGTCGTTCAACGTGCCACTCCGTGCGTATGTGGCAGACACGCTGAATGCCGTGCTCCAAAATGGCTCGTAcaagacgcagctgcagtCGCTGCTCGCAACGATCGATCCATTggtgctcgacacgctgcaACGCGGACTCAGTGAGCGGCCCGTCGCCTAG